GTGGCGGCCGCCGCGAGAAGGAGCCCGAGGGCGGCGCCGGCGGCCCAGAGGAGGACGGAGGCGACCCTCAGCTTTCGAAATTTCGCGCGCGCATGGGGCACGAAAATGATCGTGTTGTATTTCCGTCCCATCGTGGCGATTGACCTCCGGGAGAAGCCGAGGTTTCCGGGAAAGTTCCGGCAGTATATCTCCCGAAACAAGCGAGTCAACCCGAAATCGACGATGCGACGCCGTTTCGAATCAGTGGCTTACGCGCTTTTCCTCCCGGCGCCTCGCCGCTGCCCGGTCATCCGGACAGGCCGTCCACGACCGCGCGGTCGAGGCCCCGATACCCGATGGCCTCCGCCGCGTGGGGAGCTTCGACACGCTCCGCACCCGCCAGGTCGGCGATCGTGAGTCCGACGCGGAGCGCCCGGTGGATCGCGCGGGCGGAGAGGCCGATCTTCCGGGAGGCGAATTCGAGGATCGCCAGGGCCTCCTCGGTCGGCCGGGCGGTCTTCCGGATGAGAGAGCCGGGAATCGCGGCGTTGCAGGAGATCGGGATCCGCCGCGTGGAGCGGCTTCGGGCGCGGGCGCGCGCCCGGACCACGCGCGTCCGGATCGCCGCCGATGCCTCCGAAGTGCCCGCGGCCGCCAGATCGCGGAACGGGACCGCGGGAACCCGGACGTGGAGGTCGATCCGGTCGAGAAGCGGACCGGAAAGCTTCGAGCGGTATCGCTCGATCTCGTACCTCGAGCAGCGGCAGGGCCGCCGCGGGTCTCCGAGGTACCCGCACGGGCAGGGATTCATCGCCGCGACGAGCTGGAAATCGGCGGGAAAAACGCTCGCGCCGCAGGCCCGGGCGATGGTCACGCGCTTTTCCTCGAGCGGCTGGCGGATGACTTCGAGCGCGTCGCGCCGGAACTCGGGGAGCTCGTCCAGGAAGAGCACGCCGCGGTGGGCGAGGGACGCCTCGCCCGGGCGGGGATGCGACCCCCCGCCGACGAGCCCCGCGTACGAGACGCTGTGGTGCGGCGAGCGGAAGGGGCGCTCGGGCAAGAGGCCGCGGCCGGCCGGAAGGAGCCCCGTGATCGAGTGGACGCGAGTCGCCTCGATCGCCTCGTCCCGGTTCCACGGGGGAAGGATCGACGTCAGGCGGCGCGCCAGCATCGTCTTGCCGGCGCCGGGGGGGCCGAACAGGAGGATGTTGTGGCCCCCCGCCGCGGCGATCTCGAGCGCGCGGCGGGCGACCGGCTGGCCCGCGACGTCGGCGAAGTCCTCGGCGAAGCGCGCCGGGGCGAACTCGTCCGGATCGACGGGAGCCCGGGGAATCGGCTCGTCGCCGCGCAGGTGCGCAATCGCCGTCAGGAGCGAGGAGGCGCCGATGGAGGCGACGCGGCCGATGACCGCCGCCTCGCGGGCATTCTCGCGCGGGAGGACGATTTCCTCGAAACCCTGGTCGGCCGCGGCCGCCGCGATCGCGAGCGCTCCGCGCACCGGCCGGAGCGCGCCGTCGAGCGCCAGCTCGCCGACGAGGACCCGGCGCGGGCCGCCGCCCGGAAGAACGCCCGACGTCGAGAGGAGCGCGGCCGCGACCGCGAGATCGAGGGCCGAACCCTCCTTGCGCCAGTCGGCCGGGGCGAGGTTGACCGTCACCGCGCGGGGCGGGAAATCGAAACCGCAGTTTCGCAAAGCGGCGCGGACACGGTCCCGGCTCTCTTTCACCGCGGCGTCGGGGAGCCCGACGATCGAGAAGGAGGGGAGGCCGCTGGAGACGTCGGCTTCGACGTCGAGGATGCGGGCTTCGGCGCCGTCGATCGCCGCCGAGTGGACTCGAGACAACATGTTCGGCTCCTCCGGGAAGGGCGGAGGAAGAGCCGCGTGTTCGGGATGAGGACGGGAACGGAGGATACCGCTTCCGCGCGGCGGATTCAAACGGGCGCGCTTCCCCCCGGAGTTAGTGTCCCGTCCCGGAAATAGCTTTCGCGTCGTTCGGAGCGCCGCGGGGTAGGCTGCCAGTCGCCGCGATGATGGCGATGCGTTGCCATCGTCGAGTCGCGGCGGCGCCGCAGATTGCCCCGCGCCGCCCGAACCCGAAGGGCGCCAGCACATTGCGAACGATGGCGGCGTTGCGCCGCGGGCCCGATGCGAACGGCATCTGCTCCCACGGCGCGTCTGGCCCTCGTCCGCAAGCCGCAGGCGCGACGCTGAAGTTATTTCCGGGACGGGACGCTACCGGGTGCCGCCCACCGAAAGACGTTCGCCGGGATGGATCGCTTTCCCGTCGTCCAGCCGGTTCCACTCGCGGAGCTTGTCGACGGTCGTGTGGTGGCGCGTGGCGATCGAAAAGAGCGTGTCTCCCTTGCGGACGCGATAGGCGGTCCGCGACACTCCCCGGTTCGTCGCCGTTCTTCCTCGTTCGCGGCCGGCGCGGACGACGTACGCGCCCGGCTCGCGATCGGGGATCACGAGCGTCCGGCGCGGCGCCAGGCGCGCGCGGAGCGGGAGGTCGTTGGCCTCCGCGAGCGCCGAGGCGGTGACCCCGAACCGGCGGGCGATGCGCGCCAGCGTCTCCCCCTTCCGGACGCGGTGGCGGCGGAGCGCCGGCACGGCCGCTTCGGGGAGCGCCTCCGCTTTCTGCTCGACAGCGCGGGCGAGGCCTCTTGGGACTCGGAGCGAGTACCCGGTGCTCTCGCGCGGCGTCACGAAGGTCCGGAGCTCCGGATTGAGCTCGGCGAGCTCGTCGTACGCGACGCCGCACGCCTTCGCGACCCGGCGAAGGTCCACGGGCTTGCCGAGCGTGGCGGTCTCGAACTCGACCGGAGCTTCCGGGTCCACCCGGAACCCGTAGTGCTCCTGGTTCTTGTCGATGAGCGCGGCCGCGATGACCGACGGAACGTAGAGCCGAGTCTCGCGGGGGAGCGCGCCGATTCGACAGAGCTCCCAGTAGTTGTCGACGCCGGTCCGGGCGATCGCGCGGGCGACCCTTCCCTCGCCGCAGTCGTAGGCGGCCATCGCGAGGTACCAGTCGTCGAAGAGGTCGTACAGGTCGCGGAAGTACGCGGCGGCCGCCTCCGTCGCCTTCACGGGGTCGGACCGCTCGTCGACGACCCGCGTGCTCCGCAGGCCGTAGCGGCGTCCGGTCGGGGCGATGAACTGCCAGACGCCCTGGGCCTTGGCGCGGGAGCGCGCGCGGGTCTTGAACGACGACTCGATCATCGCGACGTAAGCGAGATCGGTGGGAAGCCCCGCCTTGCGAAAGACGTTGCGGATCATCGGCATGTAGCGGCCGGCCCGGACGAGCCCCTCCGAGAACCGCTCACGCACGCTCTCGCGCGACGAAAAGCTCGCGATGATCGCGAGGACGGAGTCGTTGACGGTGATCGGGATGTCGAAAGTGCCGGCCCGGGCGTCGCTCTTGACGGCTTCGCGCGCCCGCCGCAGGTCGGCGTCCGACGTCTGCCCGGAGACTCCCTGGAGCTCGTCCGGGAGCCCGCGCGGCTCGGCCGCGTCGGCGTCCGCGGCGGACGGCGCCATCGCCTCGTAGCGCTGGATGGAGTCGTAGAGGGACGCGGAGAATTCCTCGAGGTCCGGCGCGGCCGGACGCGCCTGCCCGGGAGGGATCACGGCGTTCAGCGCGAGCTGAAATTGAGTTTCCGCGCAGTCGAAGTCGCCCGACAGCGCGGCCTGCTTGCCCGAGTAGAAGAGCTCCGTCGATCGGGCGATCGGAGAGGGCTCCGCCGCCGGCGCGGGCGGCGCCACGGGAACGACGGCCCGGGGCCGCGGCGCCTGGGAGCAGCCGACGAGGAGCGCCGTGAGCACGGGAATGGCGAAAAAGAGACTTCGGGAGGGCAACATTGTAACTTTTCTAGCAGACCGGAGCGTCCCCGTCAATCATTTTCCGCTGACGTGGAGCTTCAGGGAGACGAGGAGCTTCTCGATGTCGTGCATGTCGGAGAGCGCGATTTCCCATTGGCGCTCCTCGCCGATCGCCTTGTTCCGGGCGTCGTCGAGCCGCACCGAGAACACGAGGCGCTCCGCGCGTCCGAGGTCCTTCTTGCGCATTTCGACCTCGAGGAGCTTCTGGACTTCCTTCCGATGGTTCAGGCCGGTCGAGAGCAGGTCGTCGATCGAGAGGCTCCCGCTCCCGGAGCGAGGCTTGGGCGCCGCCGACGGCATCGGTTTCAACGTCGCGTTCTTCCGGAGCTTCTCGAGCTCCGACAGGATGTCGACGTTGGAGCGAACCTTGACGTGCTTGACGACATCGCCGCCCGGGGGCGTGGAGGCCTGCTCGAACTCGACCTGCACCGCGTCCTCGGAAGCGGCGGCGGCGCGGACCGGGGGCGAATCCTGCGCTTCGGCGAGCGTCTCCTCCGGGACGTCGGAGAGAAACTGCGAAGAGATCGGCGGGACCGCGGCGCCGGCAGGCATCTCGTCGATCGCCTCGGCGTTCTCGAAGAGCCCGTCGGTGTCGATCTGCTCGGCCAGCGCCGAAGCGGCAGCCTCGGCGTCGGCGCGCAGGTCGGAGAGCGAGACCCTGGCCTCCTCGGCGGGAGGCGGGGGAGGCACCGCCACGGGCCGCGGGGCGGGCGCCGCCGCGGCGGCCGGCGGCGGGGGCGGCGCGGTCCGCCCGAGCGCGCGCGAGGGCTTCTCCTCGCCCATCATCTTCTTTTTGAGGGCCTTCAGCGTGAGCTTCGAGATCTCCTTCAGCGTCTCGAAGACGCCGTCCCCGCGCAAGGCGACGGCCTCGACGAACGTGAATTGCACCTTCGGGTCGAGGGATGCCCGCAGCTCGTCGAGGGAGAGGACGTTGGCGAGGTCCCGCTTGTTGAACTGGAGGACCAGGGGAATCTCGGAGGCCGTGAGGCCGATCTCCTGGAGGTTCGACTCCATGTTCTGGAAGCTCTCGACGTTGGCATCCTTCATCGCGCGCTGCGAGTCGGCCACGAAGACGATGCCGTCGACGCCCCGGAGCACGAGCTTGCGGGTCGTGTTGTAGAAGACCTGGCCGGGGACCGTGTAGAGCTGGAGCCGCGTCTTGAACCCGCCGATCACGCCGACGTCGATCGGCAGCAGGTCGAAGAAGAGGGTCCGGTCCGTCTCCGTCTCGAGGGAGATCATCTCGCCGCGCGAGCCGGGAGCGGTCTTGCCGTAGATGTGGTGGAGATTCGTGGTTTTTCCGCAGAGTCCGGGGCCGTAGTAGACGACCTTCGCCGCCATCTGCATCGTGGCGTAGTTGAAAAAAACCATTTCGCCGTGTGCTCCCTATAACCAGTCAAATAGACGACGAACGCCGTTGCATTGTATCAGCCCGGGCCGAAACTCCAAGCCGGCCGAACGGTCAGCCTCGGGGGGGGCCGCCGCGACCCGCCTTCTCCGCGGCCGCCTTTGCCAGCGCCCGGTACACCTCGGCGAGACGGGGGTCGCGCGCGAGGGCCCGCCGGTGGAGACGCAGCGTACCCGCGTCGCCGCGGGCGAGCGGGCCCGTCAGGCCCGCCGGGAACCCGCGCGCCGCCACGTTTTCCGCCGCCTCGCGCGACAGCCGCGCCATCGCCGCGATCACCCGGCCGGCGGGCATACCCGCCCTCCGCGCTGCCAGGGCCGCGAGCGCCACGATCGTCGCGGTCCCTCCGGCGGCGGCGGTGGCCGCGGCGTGGTAGAGCGGTTTTTCGGCCGCGGCGATCCGCCAGGGGCGGCCGCCGATCGTCCGCGCGAGGCGTTCGGCGGCGGCGATCCCGGCGGCGTCTCCCTCGACCGCGACGTCGCGGCCGCCGGCGGTGTCCGTCCTCGCGCCCGAGAACGAGCCGAGCGGGTGGAAGGAAACCAGCGCCGCGCCTGTTCTCTTCCATCCGCGAAGGACGGCGGCCGGGAGTGCGCCGGAGAGATGCATCGCGGCGCGGGCGCGGATGCCGGCGCGGATCAGCCGGGCCGACTCCGCCGCGACCGCGTCGTCGGGCACTGCCAGGACGACGAAGTCGTACGCGGCGGGCCTCGGACGCGAACGGGGGATCCAGGACACGGGGATGCCCGCCTCGCGAAGCGCGCGCTCCAGGGCGCGTCCGGCCCGGCCCCGGCCGCGGATCGCGACCCGGAGATTCGCGGGAGAGCGTTTCGGGACGGGCATCTGGGTTATTCTTGAATCTAACACCGATCGGAGCAGGGATTTGGCCACGCGCGAGACGAACGAACCGCTGGACGAGAGGGCCCGCGAGGTCCTGAAGGAGATCATCCGGATTCACGCCGAGACCGGCCGCCCGGTCTCCTCGCGCTCGCTCGCCAAGCGGCGCAAATTCCACGCCTCGGCGGCGACGCTCCGCAACCTCATGGCCGACCTGACCGACGCCGGATACCTCCACCAGCCGCACACCTCCGCCGGCCGGGTGCCGACCGACAAGGCCTACCGGCACTACGTGCGCTCGCTGATGAAGCCGCGGGATCTCACCCCGACGCAGCGCGAGCGCGTCTCCGTCGACCTTTCGGGCGCCGGGCACGACCCGAACCTCCTCTTCCCGGCGGTGTCCCGGCTCCTCTCGAGGCTTTCCGGCGAGGTCGGCGTCGTCGTGGCTCCCGACGCGCGGCGATCCGTGGTCCGCGAGATCCGTTTCGTCCCGATCGGGCGCGAGAGAGCGCTCGCGATCCAGGTCGGCGACGGGGACCTCGTGTTCACGCGCCTGATCGAGACGGGCGGCCGGCTCGATGCGGCGGCTCTCGAGAAGGCGGGCTCCTACCTCACCGCCGAGTTCGGCGGCGCGACGCTCGTCGCGATCCGGAACCGCGTCACGCTCGCGATGCAGGAAGAGCGCGCCCGCTTCGACCATGCGCTCTTCGAGGTGCTCGATCTCGCGCGGCGGGCGATCGCCCCGGCCGCGCCGGCCGACATCTACACCGAGGGGACCCGCCACCTCCTCGAGCGGCCGGAGTTCTCCGAGCCGGAGAGCTTGAAGAAGGTGTACCGCGCGTTCGAGGAGAAGGCGAACCTGGTCGAGCTCCTCGACCAGTGCCTCGAGGGGGAAGGTCCGCGGATCGTCATCGGCTCCGAGAGCCATCTCACGGCGGGCAGGCCGATCTCGGCCGTCGTCACCCGCTACGGCGCGGAAAACCGGCCGCCCGGCGTCCTCGGAATCGTGGGATCGCTGCGCATGTCCTATCCGCGGATCGTCCCGCTGGTAGAATTCCTCGGGAAGGCTCTGTCCGAAAAGCTGGACGAGTCGGCGGAAGGAGGGGATGTTTCCCATGGACGACCGGCGTGACGACGAGTCTCCCGAGACCCCCCCGGGGGAGGAAGACGTCGTGATGGTGGAAGCGCCGTCCGAAACGCTCGAGGAGATCCTCGCCGAGGAGGAGGAAGAGGCGCGCCGCGCGGAGAACGCCTCGACGCGCTCCGGCGGCGATCTCGAAGCGGCCCGCAAGGAGATCGCCGAGCTCCGCGACCGCGAGCTCCGGAAGCTCGCCGAATTCGAGAACTTCAAGAAGCGGACCGAGCGCGAGAAGACCGAGTATTTCCGTTTCGCGCTCGCCGATTTTTTCCGCGACCTCCTTCCCGTGCTCGACAATTTCGAGCGGGCGCTCGGCCACGCGCCGGCCGCGGGGGACGACGAATACCGGCAGGGCATCGAGCTCATCTACCGCCAGTTCTCCGAGGCGCTGAAGAAGCGCGGCCTGACCGAGGTGCCGACCGAGGGGGCCTTCGACCCGAACGTCCACGAGGCCGTCGCGCGGGAGGAGACCGCCGGCGTCGAGCCGAACTCGATCGTCGCGGTCCTTCAGAAGGGGTACTACCTGAACGACCGTCTGCTCCGGCCCGCCTTCGTGAAGGTCGCGACGGCGCCGCACGAGAAGGGATAGCCCGGTTGGGGAAGATCATCGGCATCGACCTCGGCACGACGAACTCCTGCGCCGCGGTCCTGGAGGTCGCCCAGCCGGTCGTCCTCGCCAATCGCGAGGGGGCGCGCACCACGCCGTCGGTCGTCGGCCTCACGGAGGACGGCGAGCGGCTCGTCGGCCAGATCGCGAAACGCCAGGCGATCACCAATCCGGTCAACACGATCTTCGCGACGAAGCGGCTGATCGGCCGCAAGTTCCGGTCCGAGGAGGTCGCGCGCGCCCGGGAGGTGCTGCCCTACGAGATCACGGAGGCGGCCAACGGCGACGTGAAGATCCGGGTGCGGGGCCGCGACTACAGCCCGGAGGAGATCGGCGCGTTCGTGCTCAACGAGATCCGCGAGTTCGCCGAGGAGGCGCTCGGAGAGGAGATCACCGAGGCGATCATCACGGTCCCGGCGTACTTCGACGACGCGCAGCGCCAGGCGACGCGCGACGCGGGCCGACTGGCGGGGCTCGAAGTCCAGCGGATCATCAACGAGCCGACGGCGGCGGCGCTCGCGTACGGCGTCAACCGCCGCGGCAGCGAGATCGTCGCCGTGTACGACCTCGGGGGCGGCACGTTCGACATCTCGATCCTCCAGCTCGGGGACGGCATTTACGAGGTCAAGTCGACCGCGGGCGACACGTACCTCGGGGGCGAAGACTTCGACAAGCGGATCATGGACTGGCTCCTCGACGACTTCGAGAAGTCGACGGCGATCGACCTGCGGCAGGACCGCATGGCGCTCCAGCGGCTCAAGGAGGCGGCGGAGAAGGCCAAGTGCGAGCTCTCGACGTCGACGGAGGCGTCGATCACCCTCCCCTTCATCTCCGCCGACGCGACCGGGCCGAAGCACATCAACAAGGTGCTGACGCGGAGCGTCTTCGAGGGGCTCGTCGCCGATTTGATCGACCGGACCGCGGGTCCGTGCCGCGACGCCCTGTCGGCTGCGGGCCTGCGCCCCCAGGAGATCGACACCGTGATCCTGGTGGGCGGCCAGACCCGCACCCCGAAAGTCCAGCAGATGGTCGCGGAGATCTTCGGCAAGGAGCCCTCCCGCGACATCAACCCGGACGAGGTCGTCGCGGTCGGCGCGGCGATCCAGGGGAGCGTGCTTCGCGGAGAGATCAAGGACCTCGTGCTCCTCGACGTGACGCCGCTGTCGCTCGGCATCGAGACCCACGGGGGGCTCTTCGAGAAGCTGATCGAGAGGAACGCCACGATCCCGACGAAGAACTCGAAGATCTTCACGACGGTCGTCGACAACCAGTCGGCCGTGGAGATCCACGTCCTGCAGGGGGAGCGCGGCCTCGCGCGCGACAACAAGTCCCTCGGGCGCTTCGATCTCATCGGGATTCCGGCGGCCCCGCGCGGGGTCCCGCAGATCGAGGTGACCTTCGCGATCGATTCCAACGGAATCGTCAGCGTCTCGGCGCGCGACCAGGCGACCGGGAAGGCGCAGGGGATCCAGATCACGCCGGCGGGCGGACTCTCCGCGCGGGAGATCGAGAAGCTCATCCGCGAGGCCGAGGAGAACAACGCCGCCGACGAGCAGCGCCGAGCTCTTCGGCGGACGCGCACGCGGCTCGAAGGCCTCGTCGCGTCCAACGAGCGCGTCTTCTCCGAGTTCGGAAAGCTCCTCACCGCCGACGAGCGCGAGCGCGTGCAGGAGACGTTCAAGCGGGCCCACCAGGCGTGCGCGGCCGAGATCGAGAAGGACGTCGAGAACGCGCTCGCCGACATGCAGGGGATCTCGAAGATCCTGACGCAGGCGATGCTCAAGCGCAACCCCACCTCGCCCGCGGCATGAAGCGCGACTACTACGAGATCCTGGGAGTCGGCCGCGACGCCGGCGCGGCGGAGTTGAAGTCGGCCTACCGGAAGCTCGCGATCCAGTTCCATCCGGACAAGAACGCGGGGGACCCCGACGCGGCCGAGAAGTTCAAGGAGGCGTCCGAGGCCTACGCGGTGCTGTCGGACTCCGACAAGCGGCAGCGCTACGACCGCTTCGGCCACGAGGGGGTGCGCGGCGGCGCGGCGGGATTCGATCCCTCGGTGTTCGGGGACTTCGCGGATCTCTTCGGGCAGTTCTTCG
The sequence above is a segment of the Thermoanaerobaculia bacterium genome. Coding sequences within it:
- a CDS encoding YifB family Mg chelatase-like AAA ATPase — its product is MLSRVHSAAIDGAEARILDVEADVSSGLPSFSIVGLPDAAVKESRDRVRAALRNCGFDFPPRAVTVNLAPADWRKEGSALDLAVAAALLSTSGVLPGGGPRRVLVGELALDGALRPVRGALAIAAAAADQGFEEIVLPRENAREAAVIGRVASIGASSLLTAIAHLRGDEPIPRAPVDPDEFAPARFAEDFADVAGQPVARRALEIAAAGGHNILLFGPPGAGKTMLARRLTSILPPWNRDEAIEATRVHSITGLLPAGRGLLPERPFRSPHHSVSYAGLVGGGSHPRPGEASLAHRGVLFLDELPEFRRDALEVIRQPLEEKRVTIARACGASVFPADFQLVAAMNPCPCGYLGDPRRPCRCSRYEIERYRSKLSGPLLDRIDLHVRVPAVPFRDLAAAGTSEASAAIRTRVVRARARARSRSTRRIPISCNAAIPGSLIRKTARPTEEALAILEFASRKIGLSARAIHRALRVGLTIADLAGAERVEAPHAAEAIGYRGLDRAVVDGLSG
- a CDS encoding LysM peptidoglycan-binding domain-containing protein; translated protein: MLPSRSLFFAIPVLTALLVGCSQAPRPRAVVPVAPPAPAAEPSPIARSTELFYSGKQAALSGDFDCAETQFQLALNAVIPPGQARPAAPDLEEFSASLYDSIQRYEAMAPSAADADAAEPRGLPDELQGVSGQTSDADLRRAREAVKSDARAGTFDIPITVNDSVLAIIASFSSRESVRERFSEGLVRAGRYMPMIRNVFRKAGLPTDLAYVAMIESSFKTRARSRAKAQGVWQFIAPTGRRYGLRSTRVVDERSDPVKATEAAAAYFRDLYDLFDDWYLAMAAYDCGEGRVARAIARTGVDNYWELCRIGALPRETRLYVPSVIAAALIDKNQEHYGFRVDPEAPVEFETATLGKPVDLRRVAKACGVAYDELAELNPELRTFVTPRESTGYSLRVPRGLARAVEQKAEALPEAAVPALRRHRVRKGETLARIARRFGVTASALAEANDLPLRARLAPRRTLVIPDREPGAYVVRAGRERGRTATNRGVSRTAYRVRKGDTLFSIATRHHTTVDKLREWNRLDDGKAIHPGERLSVGGTR
- a CDS encoding DUF2520 domain-containing protein; this translates as MPVPKRSPANLRVAIRGRGRAGRALERALREAGIPVSWIPRSRPRPAAYDFVVLAVPDDAVAAESARLIRAGIRARAAMHLSGALPAAVLRGWKRTGAALVSFHPLGSFSGARTDTAGGRDVAVEGDAAGIAAAERLARTIGGRPWRIAAAEKPLYHAAATAAAGGTATIVALAALAARRAGMPAGRVIAAMARLSREAAENVAARGFPAGLTGPLARGDAGTLRLHRRALARDPRLAEVYRALAKAAAEKAGRGGPPRG
- the hrcA gene encoding heat-inducible transcriptional repressor HrcA produces the protein MATRETNEPLDERAREVLKEIIRIHAETGRPVSSRSLAKRRKFHASAATLRNLMADLTDAGYLHQPHTSAGRVPTDKAYRHYVRSLMKPRDLTPTQRERVSVDLSGAGHDPNLLFPAVSRLLSRLSGEVGVVVAPDARRSVVREIRFVPIGRERALAIQVGDGDLVFTRLIETGGRLDAAALEKAGSYLTAEFGGATLVAIRNRVTLAMQEERARFDHALFEVLDLARRAIAPAAPADIYTEGTRHLLERPEFSEPESLKKVYRAFEEKANLVELLDQCLEGEGPRIVIGSESHLTAGRPISAVVTRYGAENRPPGVLGIVGSLRMSYPRIVPLVEFLGKALSEKLDESAEGGDVSHGRPA
- the grpE gene encoding nucleotide exchange factor GrpE; this encodes MDDRRDDESPETPPGEEDVVMVEAPSETLEEILAEEEEEARRAENASTRSGGDLEAARKEIAELRDRELRKLAEFENFKKRTEREKTEYFRFALADFFRDLLPVLDNFERALGHAPAAGDDEYRQGIELIYRQFSEALKKRGLTEVPTEGAFDPNVHEAVAREETAGVEPNSIVAVLQKGYYLNDRLLRPAFVKVATAPHEKG